The following are from one region of the Acidobacteriota bacterium genome:
- a CDS encoding SDR family oxidoreductase: protein MSHLDDPFDFDFNERSLASRVILVAGGTGGLGSAAVALLARDGATVVAGYRTDRVRAEALKQAVEAKYKSTVHLVEGDISEPAVRARYVETADAIGEGVYGLVCFTGDPARVKFEDVTDADLHDSMQKNYVAPLLLAREAAARMAKRGNDGAIVLLSTMQAVAAFESSINYAGPKTALIQAARIMAKQLGGPGGVRVNVVAPGVNRAGMALKSIESGKYDFYVDQKIIPRFGRPEDVARVIRLLVEPDNYITGQVITIDGGLTLRRDRG from the coding sequence TTGTCACACTTGGACGATCCATTCGATTTTGATTTCAACGAGCGGTCGTTAGCCAGCCGCGTAATCCTTGTAGCCGGCGGGACGGGTGGGCTCGGCAGCGCGGCCGTTGCGCTGCTGGCTCGCGACGGAGCCACCGTCGTCGCGGGTTACCGGACTGACCGCGTCCGAGCTGAAGCCCTGAAACAGGCTGTGGAGGCCAAATACAAAAGCACCGTCCATCTGGTGGAAGGCGACATCTCGGAACCGGCCGTGCGTGCGCGCTACGTTGAAACGGCCGATGCAATCGGTGAGGGCGTGTACGGGCTGGTCTGTTTCACCGGCGATCCGGCGCGGGTGAAGTTTGAGGATGTGACCGATGCCGACTTGCACGATTCTATGCAGAAGAACTACGTCGCGCCGCTCCTGCTTGCGCGAGAAGCCGCGGCCCGGATGGCGAAGCGCGGCAACGACGGCGCAATTGTGCTGCTCTCGACGATGCAGGCGGTGGCCGCTTTTGAATCGAGTATCAACTATGCCGGTCCCAAGACTGCGTTGATTCAAGCCGCTCGAATCATGGCCAAGCAGTTGGGCGGACCCGGCGGAGTCCGTGTCAACGTAGTCGCGCCGGGCGTCAACCGCGCCGGCATGGCTCTGAAGTCTATCGAGTCCGGGAAGTACGACTTCTACGTCGATCAGAAGATCATCCCGCGGTTTGGCAGACCCGAGGATGTAGCTCGGGTGATCAGGCTGCTGGTCGAACCCGACAACTACATCACCGGTCAGGTGATCACGATTGACGGCGGCTTGACGCTTCGACGCGACCGCGGTTAG